From one Chrysiogenia bacterium genomic stretch:
- a CDS encoding response regulator → MNKPLIFAIEDDAATRRLLEKAITNIGFAFEGFDRIRDAKARLERAAPDVIVVDGLLPDGSGIDFIRELVASSAGRRPKLVFFSAIFRDLRTRHYLKDLGVEVVMDKPMSILQLREKIAGLLNIQLIGPRRAEAPAA, encoded by the coding sequence ATGAACAAGCCACTGATCTTTGCCATTGAAGACGACGCCGCCACCCGGCGGCTCCTTGAGAAGGCGATCACCAACATCGGATTCGCCTTCGAGGGATTCGATCGCATCCGCGATGCCAAGGCGCGCCTGGAACGCGCGGCCCCCGACGTCATCGTGGTCGACGGACTGCTGCCCGACGGCAGCGGCATCGACTTCATTCGTGAGCTGGTCGCCAGCAGCGCCGGTCGCCGGCCCAAGCTGGTCTTCTTCTCGGCCATCTTCCGGGACCTGCGCACGCGCCATTACCTCAAAGACCTGGGCGTCGAAGTCGTCATGGACAAGCCCATGTCCATCCTGCAGCTTCGCGAGAAGATCGCCGGCCTGCTCAACATTCAACTGATCGGCCCCCGCAGGGCAGAGGCGCCGGCCGCCTGA